A single genomic interval of Thermoanaerobacter uzonensis DSM 18761 harbors:
- a CDS encoding DUF342 domain-containing protein — MDEKKYKVLIDVSRDKQQAYLTLIEDPNGISINKEVLLQEISKHNIVYGVKFDVIDNICKDLKNAKGVLIAEGKKPINGEDGKIIFEIDVERAATPKILEDGSVDYKNLDLFKNVKKGQIIARKINPTAGQPGINVFGQKVDALGGKDVRLPLGKNTYIDDDKLVASVDGHIVVLNNKIEVHTLLEVKEVDTSVGNIKTVASVKITGNVKSGFIVESEGNIEIFGVVEAATIIAKGNISIHKGVQGAGRAKIIAEGNITAKYLQNCSVEAGEDIYSEAIIYCDVKAGGSVKLLGNKSQIIGSKIVAAREISAANIGSKMGTYTELQVGILPQKRLKIAELTSQIEQNNAQLEKIGKILKYIEKIENLPPDKEEIYNKAKKSFQDLISLNHRLSEELNSLKEEIKSSSIGIIKVFDTIFPGTKLVIDDVILKIQEPIKYAMFIKNEEEIKFFPLK, encoded by the coding sequence ATGGATGAAAAAAAGTACAAAGTACTTATTGACGTATCGAGAGATAAACAACAAGCCTATTTGACTTTAATTGAAGACCCCAATGGTATTAGTATTAATAAAGAGGTTTTATTACAAGAAATCTCGAAACATAATATAGTATATGGAGTAAAATTTGATGTTATAGATAATATTTGTAAAGATTTGAAAAATGCAAAAGGTGTATTAATTGCAGAAGGTAAAAAGCCTATAAATGGAGAAGATGGAAAGATAATTTTTGAGATAGACGTAGAAAGGGCTGCAACCCCAAAAATTTTGGAGGATGGAAGTGTAGATTATAAAAATTTAGACTTGTTTAAAAACGTTAAAAAAGGCCAAATAATAGCTCGAAAAATAAATCCTACCGCAGGACAACCAGGAATTAATGTTTTTGGACAAAAAGTTGATGCTCTAGGCGGGAAAGATGTAAGACTTCCTCTTGGGAAAAATACTTATATTGATGATGATAAGCTTGTAGCTTCTGTAGATGGTCATATCGTGGTTTTAAACAACAAAATAGAAGTACATACTCTTTTGGAAGTAAAAGAAGTCGACACTTCTGTAGGAAACATAAAAACGGTAGCAAGTGTCAAAATTACTGGAAATGTTAAATCAGGTTTTATTGTTGAAAGTGAAGGTAATATAGAAATTTTTGGAGTAGTGGAAGCAGCGACTATAATAGCAAAAGGGAATATCAGTATTCATAAAGGAGTACAAGGCGCTGGAAGGGCAAAAATTATTGCAGAAGGAAATATTACAGCAAAGTATTTACAAAACTGCAGTGTAGAAGCCGGAGAAGATATATACAGTGAAGCGATAATTTATTGCGATGTAAAAGCAGGAGGAAGTGTAAAACTTTTAGGAAATAAAAGCCAAATTATTGGCAGTAAAATTGTAGCTGCAAGAGAAATTTCAGCGGCAAATATTGGTTCAAAAATGGGAACGTATACAGAATTACAAGTAGGCATACTGCCTCAAAAGAGACTGAAAATAGCAGAATTAACTTCCCAAATAGAACAAAACAATGCCCAATTAGAAAAAATAGGAAAAATTCTTAAGTACATAGAAAAAATCGAAAACTTACCTCCTGATAAAGAAGAAATTTATAATAAAGCTAAAAAATCTTTCCAAGATTTAATTTCTCTAAATCATCGTCTAAGTGAGGAATTAAATTCTTTAAAGGAGGAAATAAAAAGTTCTAGTATTGGAATTATAAAAGTTTTTGATACAATATTTCCAGGAACTAAACTCGTCATTGATGACGTTATTTTAAAGATACAAGAACCTATTAAATATGCTATGTTTATAAAAAATGAGGAAGAAATAAAATTTTTTCCTCTAAAATAA
- a CDS encoding chemotaxis protein CheA has product MENNQYIDIFIEESQEHIENLNSNLLLLENDPKNKQIIDEIFRSAHTLKGMAATMGFENMNKLAHKMEDVLQEVKNSELNISHPIMDILFKCVDTLSEMLDSISQTGEDNVPVDELIFLLSGVSSKSKNKEAVVEKEDNVLSTDTLLNVYEEDIIREAAKDNYKAYKITVHIDKGCVMKSARAFIIFNNLDEIGDIINSSPSVEDIEDEKFEDSFTVHIITKEDKESIEERLLSIAEVNKVEVELINIDLNKEGERFVKEVSSSQSQSFENIKKSQSSNKTSKSVRVDIDRLDNLMNLVSELIIIKTRLEGLEADNRNSETASAIEYLERITTNLHDAVMKVRMVPVERVFNRFPRMVRDLSYELGKKIILNMYGQDTEVDRTVIDEIGDPLVHLIRNSIDHGIEMPQERLQKGKPEQGTINLRAYHEGNNVIIEVSDDGRGIDIEKVKAKAVEKGIYTAEQVNELSKDKILDLLFRPGFSTADKVTDISGRGVGLDVVKNKIESLNGSIEILSEINKGTKFIIKLPLTLAIIQALLVKVGDEKFAIPLNSISEIVHKKEEEIHNVQGKEVVLFRGKVIPIIRLNEVLETKKISNNGNLVCVIIKKGENLACCTVDELIGQQEIVIKPLGKYLSNIKVIAGATILGDGQVALIVDANNLF; this is encoded by the coding sequence ATGGAAAATAATCAATATATCGATATATTTATTGAAGAATCACAAGAACATATAGAAAATTTAAATAGCAATTTATTGCTTTTGGAAAATGACCCCAAAAATAAGCAAATAATCGATGAAATTTTTAGATCTGCCCATACTTTAAAGGGTATGGCTGCTACTATGGGTTTTGAAAACATGAATAAATTAGCTCATAAAATGGAGGATGTATTACAAGAGGTAAAAAATAGCGAATTAAACATTTCTCATCCTATCATGGATATTCTCTTTAAGTGTGTAGATACTTTAAGTGAGATGCTGGATTCAATATCACAAACAGGAGAAGATAATGTACCTGTTGATGAGTTGATATTTTTACTTTCGGGTGTGAGTTCTAAATCTAAAAATAAAGAGGCTGTTGTAGAAAAAGAAGATAATGTTTTAAGTACCGATACATTATTGAACGTATACGAAGAAGATATAATAAGAGAGGCAGCAAAAGATAATTATAAAGCCTATAAAATAACAGTACATATTGACAAAGGGTGTGTTATGAAATCAGCTCGTGCTTTTATAATTTTTAATAATTTAGATGAAATAGGAGACATAATAAATTCTTCTCCCTCTGTAGAAGATATTGAAGATGAAAAATTTGAGGATAGCTTCACTGTTCACATCATTACAAAGGAAGATAAAGAAAGTATTGAAGAAAGGTTATTGTCTATTGCTGAGGTTAACAAGGTGGAAGTGGAACTAATAAACATTGATTTAAATAAAGAAGGAGAAAGATTTGTCAAAGAGGTATCTTCTTCACAATCTCAAAGTTTTGAGAATATAAAGAAATCTCAAAGCAGTAATAAAACTTCAAAAAGTGTAAGAGTAGATATAGACAGATTGGATAATTTAATGAATTTAGTAAGTGAACTTATAATCATAAAAACCCGCCTTGAGGGATTAGAGGCAGATAACAGAAACTCTGAAACTGCAAGTGCTATTGAATATCTAGAAAGAATAACTACTAATTTACATGATGCTGTTATGAAGGTAAGAATGGTACCGGTTGAAAGAGTATTCAATAGGTTCCCAAGGATGGTAAGGGATTTATCTTACGAGTTAGGCAAAAAAATTATTCTCAATATGTATGGACAAGATACAGAAGTAGATAGAACTGTTATAGATGAAATTGGTGACCCTTTAGTTCACCTCATAAGAAATTCTATCGATCATGGTATCGAAATGCCACAAGAAAGGTTGCAAAAGGGGAAACCAGAACAAGGTACCATTAATTTGAGAGCTTATCATGAAGGTAATAATGTCATAATAGAAGTTAGTGATGATGGAAGAGGAATTGATATAGAAAAAGTCAAAGCAAAAGCAGTAGAGAAAGGCATTTACACTGCTGAGCAAGTAAATGAGCTTTCTAAAGATAAAATTTTAGACCTTTTATTTAGGCCAGGTTTTAGCACTGCTGACAAAGTTACAGATATTTCTGGCAGAGGCGTAGGATTAGATGTAGTAAAAAATAAAATCGAATCTTTAAACGGTTCAATTGAAATATTATCAGAAATAAATAAGGGAACAAAATTTATAATTAAACTTCCTCTTACTTTAGCAATTATACAAGCTTTATTAGTAAAAGTGGGAGATGAAAAATTTGCAATTCCTCTTAATTCAATTTCAGAAATAGTTCATAAAAAAGAGGAAGAAATACACAATGTTCAAGGGAAGGAAGTAGTTCTTTTTAGAGGAAAGGTAATTCCAATAATAAGATTAAATGAAGTATTAGAAACCAAAAAGATTTCTAATAATGGAAATTTGGTGTGTGTAATTATCAAAAAAGGCGAAAATTTAGCATGCTGTACTGTAGATGAATTAATTGGTCAGCAAGAGATAGTCATAAAACCATTAGGGAAGTATCTTTCTAATATCAAAGTTATTGCAGGAGCTACAATATTGGGAGATGGCCAAGTGGCCTTGATTGTCGATGCCAACAATTTGTTTTAA
- a CDS encoding MinD/ParA family ATP-binding protein, with translation MMDQAESLRKLVSQKNKIKRSRVITITGGKGGIGKTCISVNLSLGLKKLGYNVTIIDADLGFSNVEIELGVTSKYTLLDVLYNNKMITEVINEGPLGVKYISSGGDFNLIKEGVDLSLFLNNIKILDYYSDFIIIDTGAGLNNVVSNFLKAADEVLLIVTPEPTSIMDAYTLTKYSLVGESKKINVVINRVKNFDEYRKIYDRFETVVKNYLGVSLIDLGYLENDEKMMECIIEQNPIVLKYENSKTSKKILQIAAQIANQPPPVENKGLWGIFSRLINRGGFR, from the coding sequence ATGATGGACCAGGCTGAAAGTTTAAGAAAATTGGTTTCCCAAAAAAATAAAATAAAACGAAGCAGGGTTATTACAATTACAGGTGGAAAAGGTGGAATTGGTAAAACATGTATCTCAGTAAATCTTTCTTTGGGACTTAAAAAATTGGGCTATAATGTTACGATTATTGATGCAGATTTGGGATTTTCAAATGTTGAAATTGAATTAGGAGTTACTTCTAAGTATACTTTATTAGATGTTTTGTACAATAACAAAATGATAACAGAAGTTATAAATGAAGGGCCTTTAGGTGTAAAATACATATCTTCTGGTGGAGACTTCAACCTTATTAAAGAAGGAGTAGATTTAAGTCTTTTTCTAAACAACATTAAAATTTTAGACTATTATTCCGATTTTATTATTATAGATACGGGTGCAGGCCTCAATAACGTAGTTAGCAATTTTTTAAAAGCAGCCGATGAAGTTTTACTGATAGTAACTCCTGAACCAACGTCTATTATGGATGCTTATACTCTCACTAAGTATTCGCTGGTAGGTGAAAGCAAAAAAATTAATGTAGTGATAAATAGAGTAAAAAATTTTGATGAATACAGAAAAATTTACGATAGGTTTGAAACAGTAGTTAAAAACTATTTAGGTGTATCTTTGATTGATTTAGGGTATTTAGAAAATGACGAAAAGATGATGGAGTGTATAATTGAGCAAAATCCCATTGTCCTTAAATATGAAAATAGTAAAACCTCAAAAAAGATATTACAAATTGCAGCTCAAATTGCTAATCAACCTCCTCCTGTAGAAAATAAGGGGTTGTGGGGTATTTTTTCTAGACTTATCAATAGAGGAGGATTTAGATGA
- a CDS encoding FliA/WhiG family RNA polymerase sigma factor, with product MALVEEDIWKTYNSSKDPNLRNEIIIKYMPLVKHIVKKLIISDITQSEYEDLINQGVLGLIDAIEKYQPSKGVKFETYATLRIRGEIIDYLRKKDWMPRSLKKKYRKIEETVETLQQKYNREPTVEEITEACGLNEIDVLKTLSYINVSNVNSLEEAIENNFKLHAISDVELKNPEEEVLYKELKRKLANAIKNLPDKERLVITLYYYEDLNYKDISKILNLTESRISQIHTKAIKRIREILSGYF from the coding sequence ATGGCATTAGTGGAGGAGGATATATGGAAAACTTATAATTCTAGTAAAGACCCAAATCTACGAAATGAAATAATAATCAAGTATATGCCGCTTGTCAAACATATTGTCAAAAAACTCATCATTTCTGATATTACTCAATCTGAGTATGAAGACTTGATAAATCAAGGAGTACTTGGCCTTATCGATGCAATTGAAAAATATCAGCCTAGTAAAGGTGTAAAATTTGAAACTTACGCTACTTTAAGAATAAGAGGAGAAATAATAGACTATTTGCGGAAAAAAGATTGGATGCCTCGAAGTCTCAAAAAGAAGTACAGAAAAATAGAAGAAACCGTAGAAACACTTCAACAAAAATATAATAGGGAACCTACAGTTGAAGAAATAACAGAAGCTTGTGGCTTAAATGAAATAGACGTTTTAAAAACTTTAAGTTATATCAATGTTTCTAATGTTAATTCTTTAGAGGAAGCTATTGAAAATAACTTTAAATTACATGCTATTTCAGACGTCGAATTAAAAAACCCAGAAGAGGAAGTATTATACAAAGAACTGAAAAGAAAACTAGCAAATGCTATTAAAAATTTACCAGATAAAGAAAGATTGGTAATAACATTGTATTATTATGAAGATTTAAACTACAAAGACATAAGCAAAATTTTAAATTTAACAGAATCTAGAATATCACAAATTCATACAAAAGCTATCAAAAGGATAAGGGAGATATTAAGTGGATACTTTTAA
- a CDS encoding flagellar biosynthesis protein FlhF: MKVKKYIANDYQEALRMIKAEMGSNAVILHQNRIKERGIIGLFKKSKVEVVAAVEDYPPVIPKESITKNDINELKNLIKTITINKNGTVTEAREKNLISKLIDYGIEKEVSQLLGEGIDELDNKGIKILKERLETFMGPPQKLNSQKSKKILFIGPTGVGKTTTIAKIASNLILNEGKKIMLVTADIFRIAAVDQLKTYGEILGVPVRVVNNIFELHKLQPEFEKYDVVLIDTAGRSHKDEKRISELKTFIKYANCDETFLCLSATTKSEDLKEVIERYEFAGNYKLIFTKLDETDNYSSILNAVYYSGRPISYFTNGQIVPDDITLAGSEIIALSIVKGN, from the coding sequence ATGAAAGTTAAAAAATATATCGCTAATGACTATCAAGAAGCTTTACGAATGATAAAAGCGGAAATGGGAAGTAACGCTGTAATACTTCATCAGAACAGAATTAAAGAAAGAGGGATTATAGGACTTTTTAAGAAGAGTAAAGTGGAAGTAGTAGCAGCAGTAGAAGATTACCCACCGGTAATCCCTAAGGAAAGTATTACAAAAAATGATATAAACGAACTTAAAAATCTAATTAAAACTATAACTATCAATAAAAATGGAACGGTTACAGAAGCTAGGGAGAAAAATTTAATTTCTAAATTAATAGATTATGGAATAGAAAAGGAAGTGTCTCAGCTATTGGGGGAAGGAATTGATGAACTTGATAATAAAGGAATAAAAATTTTGAAGGAACGACTAGAAACTTTTATGGGACCTCCTCAAAAATTGAATTCTCAAAAAAGCAAAAAAATTTTGTTCATTGGACCTACTGGAGTGGGGAAAACTACAACCATTGCAAAAATTGCTTCTAATTTGATATTGAATGAAGGTAAAAAAATAATGCTCGTTACAGCAGACATTTTCAGAATAGCGGCGGTAGACCAGTTGAAAACCTATGGAGAAATTTTAGGAGTGCCAGTAAGAGTAGTAAATAATATTTTTGAACTTCATAAACTTCAGCCAGAGTTTGAAAAGTACGATGTAGTTTTAATAGATACAGCTGGAAGAAGCCATAAAGATGAAAAGCGAATAAGTGAATTAAAAACTTTTATCAAATATGCAAACTGTGATGAAACTTTTTTATGTTTGAGTGCTACAACTAAATCGGAAGATTTAAAAGAAGTAATAGAAAGATATGAATTTGCAGGAAATTATAAATTAATTTTTACTAAATTAGATGAAACTGACAATTATAGTTCTATTTTAAACGCTGTTTACTATTCAGGGCGACCAATTTCTTATTTTACAAATGGACAAATTGTTCCTGATGATATAACTTTAGCAGGAAGTGAAATTATCGCCTTAAGCATAGTAAAGGGGAATTAG
- a CDS encoding chemotaxis protein CheD, translating into MENKIYRVGMADAKVTQSPGILTTIGLGSCVGIVLYDPITKISGLVHIMLPYSNKISDNSNKLKFADTGIQVLIEEMVKLGANPKRLISKIAGGAQMFSSKINSDIMNIGERNAVATKEVLGKLGIPIVAEDIGGNYGRTIEFYSEDGRLLVKTIGYGIKYI; encoded by the coding sequence ATGGAAAATAAGATTTATAGGGTTGGAATGGCAGATGCAAAGGTCACACAAAGCCCAGGAATTCTTACAACCATTGGGCTGGGGTCTTGTGTCGGAATTGTTCTTTATGACCCAATTACAAAAATATCAGGTCTGGTACATATTATGTTACCTTATAGTAACAAAATATCTGATAATTCTAATAAACTTAAGTTTGCCGATACCGGTATCCAAGTTTTGATTGAAGAGATGGTAAAATTGGGCGCTAATCCTAAAAGGTTAATTAGTAAAATTGCTGGAGGAGCGCAAATGTTTTCTTCGAAGATAAATTCTGACATTATGAACATAGGAGAAAGAAATGCAGTTGCTACTAAAGAAGTACTAGGAAAACTTGGCATACCGATCGTTGCGGAAGATATAGGTGGAAATTATGGAAGAACTATTGAGTTTTATTCTGAGGATGGAAGACTATTAGTTAAAACTATTGGTTATGGAATAAAATATATTTAA
- a CDS encoding flagellar brake protein → MNEINLLPGQKLRIGLNNGKTMYSSQVQDISKNGTILIDTPVYSGHLVPVRIGSIVQVIYFTKQGLFTFYAKVLNRFSGKLALLEIMPISNVERLQRRQYFRLEKVIPFTYTISEEEDKVYKGLIQDISGGGLKCKVDKKLEVGTIINCVFTLDQEITVSGKVVRYDESLEKGYEVGICYVDIDEKVREKIISYIFEEQRKSRQKGIG, encoded by the coding sequence ATGAATGAAATAAATTTACTACCGGGGCAAAAATTGAGGATAGGTTTAAACAATGGTAAAACCATGTACTCATCTCAAGTACAAGATATTTCTAAAAATGGGACTATATTAATTGATACTCCAGTATACAGTGGTCATTTAGTTCCTGTGAGAATAGGTTCAATAGTTCAAGTAATTTATTTTACAAAACAAGGTTTGTTTACCTTTTATGCTAAGGTTCTAAATAGATTTTCTGGAAAACTTGCTCTTTTAGAGATAATGCCTATAAGCAATGTGGAAAGATTACAAAGGAGACAGTATTTTAGATTAGAGAAGGTGATTCCATTTACTTATACCATTAGTGAAGAAGAAGATAAAGTTTATAAAGGCCTTATTCAAGATATAAGTGGTGGAGGATTAAAATGTAAGGTAGATAAAAAATTAGAGGTAGGGACCATCATAAATTGTGTTTTTACATTAGATCAGGAGATAACAGTAAGCGGAAAAGTAGTGAGATATGATGAATCGTTAGAAAAAGGATATGAAGTTGGTATTTGTTATGTGGACATTGATGAGAAAGTAAGAGAAAAGATTATAAGCTATATCTTTGAAGAACAGAGAAAAAGTAGACAAAAAGGGATTGGATGA
- a CDS encoding CheB methylesterase domain-containing protein — protein sequence MRNDCLVIIGASTGGPKALQYILTNLPKDLFASVVVVQHMPEKFTKMMAERLDQNCNLKVKEAVDGEEILKNVAYIAPGDKNLLLIEENDKVKIKLSTDFESVYKPSIDATFISASKINACIIAVILTGMGSDGAKGLKYLKEKGSFIICQDIDSSLAKGMPYNAIKTGFVDKVLPLDKIPVEIIEKVREFYGK from the coding sequence ATGAGAAATGATTGTCTTGTTATAATTGGGGCTTCTACTGGGGGGCCTAAAGCATTGCAATATATATTGACTAATTTGCCAAAGGACCTTTTTGCTTCAGTAGTTGTAGTACAACATATGCCAGAAAAGTTTACTAAAATGATGGCAGAAAGATTAGACCAAAATTGTAATCTCAAAGTAAAAGAAGCAGTAGATGGAGAGGAAATTTTGAAAAATGTAGCTTATATTGCACCTGGCGATAAAAATTTATTATTAATTGAAGAGAATGATAAAGTAAAAATTAAACTTTCTACTGATTTTGAATCTGTTTATAAACCTTCCATTGATGCTACTTTCATAAGTGCTTCCAAAATAAATGCCTGCATAATAGCTGTTATTTTAACAGGCATGGGAAGTGATGGTGCAAAAGGTCTCAAATATTTAAAAGAGAAAGGAAGCTTTATTATATGTCAGGATATTGATTCTTCTTTGGCAAAAGGAATGCCTTATAACGCTATAAAAACAGGATTTGTTGACAAGGTTCTTCCTTTGGATAAAATTCCAGTAGAAATAATCGAGAAGGTGAGGGAATTTTATGGAAAATAA
- a CDS encoding chemotaxis protein CheW, translating to MSLYVIAKIDEEEYAINIEKVQTIEKVMPITRVPQTESHVKGVINLRGEIIPVISLRVKLGLVEKEYDEDTRIVVLKAYDMLVGVIVDNANEVVDIAEENIDNLVFNEVSDEFGKFVSKVGKIKDKVFLILDLKKLLDVRV from the coding sequence TTGAGCCTATATGTTATCGCCAAAATTGATGAGGAAGAATATGCAATAAACATAGAAAAAGTGCAGACTATAGAAAAAGTAATGCCTATAACAAGAGTTCCTCAGACTGAAAGTCATGTAAAAGGCGTTATAAATTTAAGAGGAGAAATAATTCCTGTGATTTCTTTAAGAGTAAAATTGGGTTTAGTTGAAAAAGAGTATGATGAAGATACAAGAATTGTGGTTTTAAAGGCTTACGATATGTTAGTAGGCGTGATTGTAGATAATGCTAATGAAGTGGTTGATATTGCGGAAGAAAATATTGATAACCTGGTTTTTAATGAAGTTTCTGATGAATTTGGAAAATTCGTCAGCAAAGTAGGAAAAATTAAAGATAAGGTATTTCTCATTTTAGATTTAAAAAAATTATTAGATGTCAGGGTGTGA
- a CDS encoding chemotaxis protein CheC — protein sequence MDISRLNEMYLDILKELGNIGAGNAITALSTMIGKKVDMQVPKVKILDFQEVSDIFGSADTIIVGIYFDLDGDVNGNILFALDIKSAASLIWSLMGLEVKEEFDELEKSALEEIGNIMAGSYVASLSTLTSLNMKISPPAISIDMAGAILSVPAIKYGEISDKILFIETQFIEGEKLIKGDFFLIPDINSFDLILKALGVEVNGK from the coding sequence GTGGATATTAGCCGATTAAATGAAATGTACTTAGACATTTTAAAAGAATTAGGAAATATTGGAGCAGGAAATGCTATAACTGCTCTTTCAACAATGATTGGCAAAAAAGTGGACATGCAAGTGCCAAAGGTAAAAATTCTAGATTTTCAAGAAGTATCAGATATATTTGGCTCTGCTGATACGATCATTGTTGGTATTTATTTCGATCTAGATGGAGATGTAAATGGTAATATTCTTTTTGCACTTGATATAAAAAGCGCTGCTTCTCTTATTTGGAGCCTCATGGGATTGGAAGTAAAAGAAGAATTTGATGAGTTAGAAAAATCGGCTTTAGAGGAAATAGGAAATATTATGGCAGGTAGCTATGTAGCCTCATTATCTACTCTTACTTCTTTAAATATGAAAATTTCACCCCCTGCAATAAGTATAGACATGGCAGGAGCAATTTTGAGTGTTCCGGCTATTAAATACGGAGAAATTTCTGATAAGATTTTGTTTATTGAGACCCAGTTTATAGAGGGAGAAAAACTTATAAAAGGTGATTTCTTCTTAATACCAGATATTAACTCTTTTGATTTAATACTAAAAGCGCTTGGAGTTGAAGTGAATGGAAAATAA
- the flhA gene encoding flagellar biosynthesis protein FlhA, with protein MKSSELTVALFVVGIVLLIIIPVPPVIMDFLLIFNITLSIIILLTTMYVKDALDFSIFPSILLITTLLRLALNISSTRLILSNAYAGGVIQAFGSFVIGGNPVVGFIIFLIIAIVQFIVITRGAERVSEVSARFTLDAMPGKQMAIDADLNAGLITEKEARERRMEIQQEAKFYGAMDGASKFVKGDAIVSIIVIIINIVAGLIIGMLMKGMDINRALNTYTVLTVGEGLVNQIPALLISTATGMIVTLSASESNLGGDVIKQLFNQPRILKVAAGLLFALVLVPLLPKLPLILMGSLFAYLGFAGAQKVTVKEEEQEENIKELENIRDPKKVYELLQVDPIELEFGYELIPLASGELLDRIVMIRRQIALDLGIVVPMIRLRDNIQLKPNEYVIKIRGNEIARGKVYIDRYMAMTAGEIDEDISGIREKEPAFGLPAIWIDENEKSKAEARGYTVVDVPSVIATHLTHIIKQHAHELLGRQEVQSLIDNIKATNPALIEELVPKLLTIGEIEKVLSNLLREGLSIRDLVTILETLADYAPIIRDTDVLTEYVRQALARAISSKYAAGGKIEVITLDPSVEQLISSSITQTEHGSYLALEPSLAQRVLRSIHELVKKVTLKGGQPVILTAPVTRFYLRKLVEQISPDIVVLSYNELLPNIEVTSVGTVRLNES; from the coding sequence TTGAAATCCTCTGAGCTTACTGTAGCTCTTTTTGTAGTAGGAATAGTCTTGCTCATAATAATTCCTGTACCACCCGTTATCATGGACTTTTTATTAATATTTAACATAACTTTGTCTATAATAATACTTTTGACTACTATGTATGTAAAAGATGCTTTAGATTTTTCTATATTTCCTTCTATATTATTAATAACTACTCTTTTGAGACTGGCTCTTAACATTTCGAGTACGAGACTTATTTTAAGCAATGCCTATGCAGGTGGCGTAATACAGGCTTTTGGAAGTTTTGTAATAGGTGGAAATCCAGTTGTCGGATTTATTATTTTCTTGATAATTGCAATTGTACAATTTATCGTCATAACCAGAGGAGCAGAGAGAGTATCTGAAGTGTCAGCAAGATTTACTTTGGATGCAATGCCAGGAAAGCAAATGGCAATAGATGCTGATTTAAACGCAGGCCTTATAACAGAAAAAGAAGCTAGAGAGAGAAGAATGGAAATACAGCAAGAGGCAAAATTTTATGGAGCAATGGATGGTGCTAGTAAATTTGTCAAAGGCGATGCAATTGTTTCTATAATTGTCATAATTATAAATATCGTTGCAGGTCTCATTATTGGAATGTTAATGAAGGGCATGGATATAAATAGGGCTTTAAATACCTATACTGTTTTAACAGTAGGCGAGGGTTTGGTAAATCAAATACCGGCACTTTTGATATCAACTGCTACTGGAATGATTGTTACTCTTTCAGCCTCTGAGTCGAATTTAGGAGGAGATGTAATAAAGCAGCTTTTCAATCAGCCTCGAATTTTAAAAGTAGCAGCTGGATTGCTCTTTGCACTGGTATTAGTACCTCTTTTACCTAAACTTCCACTTATCTTAATGGGTTCATTGTTTGCATATCTTGGATTTGCAGGGGCCCAAAAAGTAACAGTAAAAGAAGAAGAACAAGAAGAAAACATAAAAGAGTTAGAGAACATAAGAGATCCTAAGAAAGTATATGAATTATTGCAAGTGGACCCTATTGAACTGGAATTTGGTTATGAATTAATTCCTCTTGCAAGTGGAGAATTATTAGATAGGATTGTCATGATAAGAAGACAAATTGCTCTTGATTTGGGTATTGTGGTTCCAATGATTCGTTTAAGAGATAATATTCAATTAAAACCTAATGAATATGTTATAAAAATTAGAGGAAATGAAATTGCCAGAGGCAAGGTATATATTGATAGGTATATGGCTATGACAGCAGGAGAAATAGATGAAGATATTTCTGGAATTCGAGAAAAAGAACCAGCTTTTGGATTACCTGCAATTTGGATAGATGAAAACGAAAAGTCAAAAGCAGAAGCAAGGGGATATACAGTAGTAGATGTTCCTTCTGTTATTGCTACGCACCTCACTCATATTATAAAACAGCATGCCCATGAACTTTTAGGAAGGCAAGAAGTACAGAGTTTAATTGACAATATAAAAGCCACGAATCCTGCATTAATAGAAGAATTAGTACCTAAGCTTTTAACAATAGGTGAAATAGAGAAAGTACTTTCTAACCTTTTAAGAGAGGGGTTATCTATCAGAGATTTAGTTACAATATTGGAGACTTTAGCAGATTATGCTCCTATTATCCGAGATACAGATGTTTTAACAGAGTATGTAAGACAGGCTTTAGCTCGTGCTATTTCCAGTAAATATGCTGCAGGTGGTAAGATTGAAGTTATAACGTTAGATCCAAGTGTTGAACAGTTAATATCCTCCAGTATAACTCAGACAGAGCATGGTTCTTATTTAGCATTGGAGCCTTCTTTGGCGCAAAGGGTTTTAAGAAGTATCCATGAATTAGTAAAAAAGGTAACTTTAAAAGGTGGACAACCTGTAATTCTGACAGCGCCTGTAACTCGATTTTATCTCAGAAAGTTAGTAGAACAAATTTCTCCCGATATTGTTGTTTTGTCATATAATGAGCTTTTACCAAATATTGAAGTTACATCGGTGGGGACGGTGAGATTAAATGAAAGTTAA